The following nucleotide sequence is from Pseudomonas sp. RC10.
TCACCGAAGTGATCATCGATGAATTCTGCTTCTCGACGCCGCGCATCATCATGCACATGTGCTTGGCCTCGATGACCACGGCCACGCCCAGCGCACCGGTCACTTGCTGAACGGCTTCGGCGATCTGACGGCTGAGGTTTTCCTGAATCTGCAGGCGGCGGGCGAACATGTCGACGATACGCGCGACCTTCGACAGGCCCAGGACCTTGCCGCTCGGGATATACGCCACATGGGCCTTGCCGATGAATGGCAACAAATGATGCTCGCACAGCGAATACAGCTCGATGTCCTTGACCAGCACCATCTCACTGTTGTCGGAGCTGAACAGCGCGCCGTTGGTGACTTCTTCCAGGGTTTGCTGATAGCCACGGCAGAGATACTGCATGGCTTTGGCCGCACGTTTCGGGGTGTCGAGCAGGCCCTCGCGGGAGACGTCCTCACCAAGTTGACCAAGGATCGCCGTGTAGTTCTGTTCCAGTGTCACAGGGGTGTGTTCCGTGTGGGTTCAAAGAAACGCAGGGCAGGTGGCCTGCAAAGGCGCACATAGTAGCGTAGCTCGGCGGGGAGGGGTACGGCGGGCGACCGACAAACCTGCGGCACGTCGCCGCTCGAACGGAGCGTCAGGCACCTTTACCTAACCTTTACCGAGTGCGTATGTCGAAATGTGTCAAATCGGTGTCTGAGTTAATGGGTGAACGATGCCCGGATGAAGAGAGTGAATGTATGTTGAGCCGAATCGCGAAAATCGCACTGATTATCGCCCTGACGTCGTCGGTTTCGGGCTGTTTCTTCGGTCCCGGATGGGGACGTCACGGCGGTGGGTGGCACGACCATCGGTATTTTGACGGTGGCCCCGGACCGGGCTACTACCATCGCTGATCGAGGCTGAACCGATCCCGTGCCGGATGCCGGGATCTCGACAGCCACTACGACAAAGGCCGCGACTGGAGGGATTCCTCGTCGCGGCCTTTCTGTTTTTGGCGTGCACGTATCAACTTCGATACTCGATGGCTACTCAATGACGACGCGGTTCCCGAGATCAGTGATGTCAGACGTTGCAGGTGATGAGCACCTGCCGTTGAACCCGTTTTCAAGAGAGTGAGTGAAATGTCGAGTCGTATTGTGAAAGTCGCGATGATCATCGCAGTGATGTCAGCCATGTCTGGCTGCTGGCCGTTCTGGGGACCTGGCGGGGGAGGCCATGGCGGCGGGCACGGAGGCGGTGGTGGTGGCGGTCATTATGAAGGCGGTGGGCCCGGTGGCGGCGGTGGTCCAGGCGGGGGTCCGGGACCTCGCTGATGCCTGGTGTGCCAGGGTGCTGAACGCCACCCCTGATGGGGCGAGCGACTCAGGATCTAGGGAGCGAGTGAATTCGCTCCCACAGTTGAGTGCAGCGTCAGGGCGCGAGCTACTCGTCCCGCCCATCCATCATCGTGCGCTTGAGCATCACGTACACCGCGCCCGCGCCGCCATGCTTGGCGATGCAGGACGTAAAACCCAGCACCTGTTGATGCTGACGCAGCCAGGTGTTGACGTGGCTTTTGATCATCGGTCGCTTGCCGTCCAGTCGCACGGCTTTGCCGTGAGTGATGCGCA
It contains:
- the folE gene encoding GTP cyclohydrolase I FolE; its protein translation is MTLEQNYTAILGQLGEDVSREGLLDTPKRAAKAMQYLCRGYQQTLEEVTNGALFSSDNSEMVLVKDIELYSLCEHHLLPFIGKAHVAYIPSGKVLGLSKVARIVDMFARRLQIQENLSRQIAEAVQQVTGALGVAVVIEAKHMCMMMRGVEKQNSSMITSVMLGEFRENAATRTEFLSLIK